The genomic DNA AAAGAAATCTCGTCTACAAATAGCCAAGTCCCTCCACCTGTTGGGCTCTTCTTTAAATTCGCAGCGATTACTTTAACAAATCGTACATTTCGTTTTCCAAAACTGATTTTAAAATCTTTTAATTCAGAGTTTGGATTGACCGCATACGGACGGTTTATTTTTCCAACTTCTGTATAATTAAGATCATCATTTGATACTAAAACTTTTACTTGCGTTGGAAAGTAAATTCCGGCACCCTGACTTTCCAAAGTACCAATATTAACCTGTTCTAAACTTTGTTGGTTTTCAAGATCAATAACAAGTTCCATATCATTACTTAACCAGGCTTGCCATTGTCCGTCATGAAAATTTTTAGAACCTCTAATCGTATTTACCATCCCAAAAGGTCCATCTCCTTTATAACTTTCACTGTAAGGTGTCAAATAACTCACTTTATGACCAAATCCTTTATGAAATACGATCGTATCTGTAAAGGTTTTTCCAATAGGTTTATCGTTTTGAAACAAAGAAGCTTTTAATATTGTTGTTTCCTTAAATCCAATTGGTGTGGTATATTTTAAAGCATTCTGATCTATATTTTTATTTCCTAAAACATAACGAATATCCGGATTTGGAAATTCATTTTTCAACGTAACATTAATTTGTTTTTTACCCAAATCTGCACTCGATGAAGCGCTAACCAAATACGCACTTTTTGCATAATTGATGCCTAAATAATCATAACGTTTCAAAAGTGAAGGTAGTCTTGAAGTAAAATTATTCCAATTGCGATTTTCCTTAGAACTCCATAAAACTTCAGATAAAGCAGCTAATCTCGGAAAAATCATATACTCTGAAGCTTTTGGGCTTGTTATAAATTCTGCCCATAAATTGGCTTGTCCACCTAATACATGATTGGCTTCCTCCGGCGTCATTTCGTTTACAATAGGATCAAATTCGTAAACTTTACTTAAAGGATTATAAGCATCAAAAGCTAAAGGTTCTTCATTTTGAGGTCCTTGATAAAAATTAAAATAACAAGGAGATTCTGGCGACATAATTACGTCATGACCTTGCTTTGCTGCTTCAGTTCCTCCTTTTGTTCCTCTCCAGCTCATTACAGTCGCTTCAGGAGCTAAACCGCCTTCGAGTATTTCGTCCCAGCCAATTAATTTCTTGCCTTTAGAATTGATATATTTCTCCATTCTTTTCACAAAATAACTTTGCAATTCATGGGCATCTTTCAATCCATTATCTTTCATTCTTTTTTGACAATTCGGACATTTATCCCAATTGGTTTTGGTTGCTTCATCGCCTCCAATATGAATGTATTTTGAAGGAAAAATGGTAATGACTTCATCGATTACATTCTGCAAAAATTCAAAAGTAGTTTCTTTTCCGGCACAATAAATATCGGTAATTGGCCATAATCCGCCTGACGGAACTCCTATTCTCTGATTAAAACAAGCTAATTCAGGATAAGCTGCAATGGCAGAACTCACGTGCGCCGGCATTTCGATTTCAGGAATAATTTCTATATTTTTTGCTGCGGCATATTTTACAATTTCTTTTAATTCTTCCTGCGTCAAAAATCCACCGTAAGTTCCTTTTTCATCTGGATTTGTAACCAATCTTGCATTCCAGGCTGCATTTTCCTGATCGACTCTCCATGCACCAACTTCGGTTAGTTTTGGATATTTTTTAATCTCAATTCTCCATCCCTGATCATCAACCAAATGCAAATGCAAAACATTCATTTTCAACATTGCCAAACGATCAATGGTTTCGATTACGTAGTTTTTATCAAAAAAATGACGCGATAAATCCAGCATTAACCCTCGCCATTCAAAACGAGGTTCATCTGTAATAGTAACGTTCGGAATTTGCCATTTTGCAGATGTTATCAAACTTTTACTTTCAATAGCTTCCGGAAGTAACTGTCGAATAGTTTCTAAACCATAAATAAAACCTGCATTTCCTTTGGCAGTAATTGTGATGTTTTTTTCATTTACATCAAGTGTATAAGCTTCTTTATTAAAATTAGGGTCAACTCTAAATTGAATAAAATTACTTTTCGGAATTGCACTTGAAATTTCAGGACGAAATCCTGCTGCGGTTCCAAATTTGTTTATTAAAACCGTAGCAATTTCTTTTTGAGAATCTCCAGTTACAACAAATTTAGTCGCTGCAGAAAACTGAAAAATT from uncultured Flavobacterium sp. includes the following:
- a CDS encoding glycoside hydrolase family 20 protein, translating into MRILKPIVIVLFLTVISNAYSQKAPTEKDIQIIPKPKQLVIKPGIFQFSAATKFVVTGDSQKEIATVLINKFGTAAGFRPEISSAIPKSNFIQFRVDPNFNKEAYTLDVNEKNITITAKGNAGFIYGLETIRQLLPEAIESKSLITSAKWQIPNVTITDEPRFEWRGLMLDLSRHFFDKNYVIETIDRLAMLKMNVLHLHLVDDQGWRIEIKKYPKLTEVGAWRVDQENAAWNARLVTNPDEKGTYGGFLTQEELKEIVKYAAAKNIEIIPEIEMPAHVSSAIAAYPELACFNQRIGVPSGGLWPITDIYCAGKETTFEFLQNVIDEVITIFPSKYIHIGGDEATKTNWDKCPNCQKRMKDNGLKDAHELQSYFVKRMEKYINSKGKKLIGWDEILEGGLAPEATVMSWRGTKGGTEAAKQGHDVIMSPESPCYFNFYQGPQNEEPLAFDAYNPLSKVYEFDPIVNEMTPEEANHVLGGQANLWAEFITSPKASEYMIFPRLAALSEVLWSSKENRNWNNFTSRLPSLLKRYDYLGINYAKSAYLVSASSSADLGKKQINVTLKNEFPNPDIRYVLGNKNIDQNALKYTTPIGFKETTILKASLFQNDKPIGKTFTDTIVFHKGFGHKVSYLTPYSESYKGDGPFGMVNTIRGSKNFHDGQWQAWLSNDMELVIDLENQQSLEQVNIGTLESQGAGIYFPTQVKVLVSNDDLNYTEVGKINRPYAVNPNSELKDFKISFGKRNVRFVKVIAANLKKSPTGGGTWLFVDEISLN